In Bernardetia litoralis DSM 6794, the genomic window AATTATCAAAGACTTCATTATTGAATATATTGTTAGCATTTAAAGCAATTGTAATTCTGTCATTTAGAAGAGAATATGCCACTCCAATATCCAAACGATGCTGAACAGGGATATAATTTGCAGCATCGTATATTTGACCTTGATTCAAAAAATTAAATTCATCTATAAAAACATACCTCAAATAACCATAAAACCTATCTTTTGATGTCATGATATTTTTCTTATTATATTCTAATTGTAGATTAGAAAAAAAACGAGGTGTATTTGGAAAATCTGTTCCTATCAAAAACTGCGCTCCTGCATTTTGCAAATCAATCGAAGCATAAGTTTTTGATAAATAAGTAGTGTTTCCTTTGATTTTCCAGTTTTGGAAGAACCTCAAGAAAAAATCAACTTCAATACCTTTTGTATCTACTTCTTCAGCATTGTCATAACGCTGAACATCACTTGGAGTAAGATAAATCAAATCATTTTGATTTCTCAAAAAACCATTTACATCTATTCCGTAAGCAAACTTTGAAGAAATCGTTTTTCTGTATGAAAAACCAAGATTAAAATTATCACTTGTTTCGGGAGTCAAAGCAATATTTGAAACAATGGCAGCACCATTTCCAAAAAATTGTGTAAAAAGAGGAATTCTCAATGCGTGTTCATAAGAAGCTCTAAAAAATAAATTTTTATTTACTTGATATTTTGCTGTTCCATACCAACCTATATCTTTTCCATCTTTTTGTAAAGGTGTAAGTGAAAGACTTTCTACGCCTTGCAAATCATACAAATAGAGTTTGGCTGCTGCTGAAAGAATAAGTTTTTCATTAAAAAATTTTCTATTATATTGAATACCTAAAATATTCTTAAAAAGTGTTTGGGAATGTGTAAGAAAATCCTTTTCACTGTTTTCTATCAGCTCATTTCTTCCCTCTGTGGTTTGATAAGCAGCTACATTACTGACCAAAATCTCATCATTTTTACTTACTTTGAATAATAAACTAGAACGATTTGTGGCTGTTTGAAAATCTCTGTCTGTCAATGATGCTTTTTCATATTCTCCTGCACTAGCAGGCAGGTGAGCAATTACATTTCCACTCCAACTATATACATTTGCTGTTGTATCTGTAAAAACTACATTTGAAAAGCTATAAGATATGGCTGTTTTGAAATCTATTTTTTGAGATAATTTTTTATTATAATCTGCAACCAGAGTAAAATTATTACCTGAATAGTTTGCTTGCCCAAAAGCTGTTCTAGCCAAAAAACTTCCGTGCTGAATTTCTTTATAACTATCAATATAATTGAGTGAAAGCACAAACTTGTCAGCCCATTTTTTATTTGTAATTGCTATCTTTCCTTCCAAAAAAAGAAGCTGATAAGCATCATGAAATCGTTTGACAGTTTGCTCTTCGTTTTCTTCCCAAACAAAGGCTTTTGTTTTAAAATTATTATCTGAATAATTGTAAGCAGTATTAAAACTAGCTGTAATTCCTTCCTTAACTTTAAAATTTAGATTTGCGCCTAATTGGTGTGTATTAAAAGAACCATATCCATAAAAAGCCTTTATTTCATTGTAATCCTTATCTTTTGTAATCAAATTTATACCTCCACCCATTGCATCAGTTCCAATATCAATAGGCAAAACTCCTTTATAAACATCAATTCTTTCAATACTATTGATAGGAAGATTGGTCAAACCAAGATTAGGATAGATAAATTCTAATGGCAAACCATTAATATATGAACGAATAGCAGTTCCATTTAAGCCATTTACAGCAATATCAGCTTTATCTCCAAATGAGCCTGAAGCACGCACACGCACTCCTGAAACTCTATCAATAGCCTCTCCTACATCTTTAATTTGATTTTCGATGCTTTTTATTTCAATACTTTCTATCGGAATAGGTTTTTCTTCTTGCTGACGATTTTCGGTTTTGGTTTCAATAACAACTTCATCCAAAAGACCAGAAATATCTATGACTGCATCAACTGTTTTGGTGGACTCAAAGAAAGCTATTTTTTGGCTTTTAGTTTTGCCTAAGTAACTTATAAAAAGAGTATAATTACCAAATGCAATATTTTCTATTTTATAAAATCCTGTTTCATTTGTGATAGTTTGAAACTTTATATTTTCAGATTCAATATGTTGTAATATGATATGTGCTTGAATAGCTACTTCTCCTTCATCATCTTTAATGATTCCTGATAAACTTCCTAAATTGGGTTGTGATTGAGCAAAAGAAATACAAAAAATACAAAAGGTAAAACAAAATACCAACTTCAAAAAGAGTGGATAAAACAAATTCATTATTGAGAATAATTAATTATGGCTGTTGATTATCCTGCAAATATAGATAGTTATTCTTATTAAGACTAATTATTAATAAAATAATTTATTTTTTCCTATCAAGTTTTAGATTTTAAGATTGCCGTAAATTAACCCTTCAGTATGAAGGATTTCTTATAAAATAAATGTAACTATTTAGAAATGAATAAATTAAATCCTGTTAAATAGTACTATGGGTAGTAAAATTAACGTGAGCTTGGAATTGAAATTTTCGGTTTGCTCTAACGAGACAGACCTATCTTAATCTAGGTCAGACCGATACATGAAAAAAATACTATAACTAATTGATAATCAATGAATATTATCCCAATTTTATGTTATTTCAAGGTATTTATAATTCTATACAGGTTTTCTTATAAAGATAAAAAATGCCATTGTTGTTTTTTTGGAGATAGTGATACCAACAACTATAATTTGAGAATGGAGGTTTGAAGCATAAAAAAAGACCTAATAGTTTTTATAAGAAAACCCTGTAATTCTATAAAACAATCTAAATTAATCAATAGGGGTTTTGCTTTTACTCAAAAATACTTCTTCGATATCACAGGTAGACTCATTACCTATTTTATCAAAATTTTCTTTCAACCAATGGTCAGCAGCAGTTTTTCCATATTTTTTTAATTTTAAAAGGAATTTAAGGTCAGCATTCATCTTTGTTTTTGAGCTAAGTTTTGCCATCAGACGTTCTGGTGCAATATTATGAATGTACAAATCTTTAAATTTTCCATCAATGTTTATTCCTCTATTTAACATTTTTTGTACTAGATTTATCTGACGAATATCGTGTATTAAACTAGAGTTAAAGGCTATTTCATTGATTCTATCTCTAATTTCGTCGACTGTTTTTGGAACGTTTGGAATTCGAATTGGATTTATCTGAACAATCATAATATCTGGAGTACGAGTATTATCAATAAGTGGATAAAGAGGAGGGTTTCCCATATAACCACCGTCCCAATAGGCTTCTCCATCAATCTCAACAGCTTGAAAAATAAAAGGCAAACATGCCGAAGCCAAAACAGCATCTAAAGACATGTTTTCATTGTCAAAAACTTTTGCTTGACTTGTTCTTACATTGGTAGCACAAATAAAAAGTTTGTTGTAACGAGTATTTTTGAGTTTTTCAAAATCTACCATATCAGCCAAAATAGAGCGTAATGGATTTATATTAAGTGGATTAAATTGATAAGGCGAGTACATTGTCGCAAAATATTCCATCATATTAGAGATAGGTGATAAGTTAAAAGCACCTTTTCCCCACAACTTATCAAAAGCTTCAGGTTTTACCATGGCAAAACTTTGAAGATGAGCTATTCTTCTCCAAAAATCATTTAAGTGATCAATAGCACCTTGACGACCACCTTTTTGCAATCCTGCTGCTGTAATAACTGCATTCATAGCACCTGCCGAAGTACCACAAATTCCATCAATAATAATTCTTCTATCTTCTAAAAGACGTTCTAAAATTCCCCACGTGTAAGCTCCATGAGAACCCCCACCTTGTAGTGCTAAATCTAATTTTTTACGTTGCATAATTGATATAAAATATTTTTTACCTAACTCTTTATTTCTTATTTAGAAAAAAGAAAATCCTACCAAAAGTTCGTTTGACAAAGTTCCAAAAAAAATTAAACTGTCCAAAAATTGCACCGTAAAAAAGAAGAACCACTTGATAAATAGGTAAAATCAATAAAACCCAAACAATAGTTTTGGTGTACCAAGCTGTTGATTCATCAAAACCAATGATACCAAAAAACCAGCGTTTGCCATACATAACTGTAAAACCTGTCAAGGCAAAGACAATCAAAATAACAAAAACTTGCCAAGTTGAATTTACTTGCCAACGTGTTTTGAGTTTTTCTACCCAACTAGGTTTCTGTTCTTTTTTACTTTCTGTTTCTTTTTCCATAAGGTAAATTTAAGCATTAATCAATTAGGAAGTGAAATTTATTAAATGCTAAATTAAATAAGTCACTTTTTTTAATATTTTAATTTGTTTATAATTAGGGTCTTATATCAATAAATTGTAATTTTTAATTCGTAATCATTCCAAAGAGTTAAAAAGACAATGCTGTTTCAGATGTTTTTGTAATATCAATAATCCTAATTTGAAAATAGATGTGCAAAGTAAAAAAAAAAAAAATATAGAAGAAAATCCTAATTTGAAAATTTCTTAAAAAGCTAATAAATTAGGTTCTTTTACAATTTTTGCAGTTTTGTAATTCCTTGTATTTTGTTTAAGTCTGTACCTTTAGGTCTGACTTGGATAAAATAAGCCTTTTCAGAACTTCAAATGCTTATTTTAAACTGGTCAGACTTTCAGTACAGACCAATTTAAAATACAAGATAATTTTCGATAATGAAGGCAGGTGCAAAAATTATCAAAGAACCATAAATTAAAAAGATATAATAAAACAAAATTTTTTAGCAAATGCTTTGCATGTTAGAAAATTATTCTTACCTTTGAAGTATAGAAACACAAAAGAAAGTTTCTAATCTAAAAATACAGTAGTTATAAGTACCTTGCTTTCTAAGTTTATTCTTAGAATGAATGATGTTTCGTCATTCAAGAAATTTTACCTAGCATACATCACTACATACTATCTTTATGATGACTAACACCACCTATATGCTATTTACGGTATGAGTGCGCTGCACTTAAATAGCATATAGGTAGTGTTAGTCTGGAGTTGATAGATATAGTCCTCAGATAATACGAAGATTTTATAATTGTATTTTTATAAAAAATAATTGAAATAATAGTTTGAAAATACCTTGCTTTCTAAGTTTATTCTTAGAATGAATGATGTTTCGTCATTCAAGAAATTTTACCTAGCATACATCACTACATACTATCTTTATGATGACTAACTAACTACTATACGCCATTTACGGTGTAAGTGCGCTGCACTTAAATAGCGTATAGTAGTTGTTAGTCTGGAGTTGATAGATATAGTCCTCAGATAATACGAAGATTTTTCAAAACTAATTTCAAAAGAGCTGAATCATGTACGTTTCGTACAACCCAACAAACAAACAAATAGAAATTAATTAGTCTTTTTTAGCTTTTACTTTTTAGTAAAATATCACTTTTTTTATTTAGATTAGCATTTTAATCTAATATGAAATTATTTTTACTAGACTATTTTTTGCTAAATAATTTTAATACAAGCAATTTTATCTTTACTGTCTTACAAAGAAAGACTGTGCCTTTGTTGGTATGTAATATTACCAACAAATAATTAGATTTGAATTGCCAAATTAACCTATTTGTTTATGTCAATGACACGTCAAGAACTTTACGACCGTATTCGTACGACCTCAAAAGAAGCATACATTTTAGAAGAAATGAAACGCTTGGGATTTTGGGGAGACTCTGAAAAACCAACACTTGCTGAGGAGCTTATCAACAAACAAGCACGTTTACAAAAAGAGTTATCAGAACTTAACCAAAAACAAAGGCAATATAATAGCAGAGAAGCTATGCTAAAAGAAGTGCGTCTTGAACGCATGAAAGCCTCCAAAGAAAAACAAAAAGAAACAAAAGCCAGAAACGAAGAAAAAGTACGCTTAAAAGCCGAAAAATGGGCTGAAACTCAGAAAACAAATATCATTTATTTAGGACAAGAAGTTTCTGAAGGACTCAATAACACTACTTCTGATAAAGAAAAATTAGAAAAACTCAAACTCCCTTATTTTGAGAATATTGTAGAATTTTCTGAAAAAATAAATAAACCTATTTCAGAACTTCGCTTTTTAGCTTTTCAACGCTCAGTTTCTAAAGTTAATCAATATCATAATTATTACGTCCCAAAAAAATCAGGTGGAAAACGCCTTATTTCTGCACCAAAACCAAAACTAAAACATACTCAAAATTGGATTAAAACCAATGTTTTAGATAAAATTGAAATAAATGAGAATGTTCATGGTTTTGTAAAAGAACGTTCTATTCTGACAAATGCAGAACCTCATCAAAACAAAAATCTTGTTATTAGTCTGGATTTGAAAGACTTTTTTCCTTCTATTTCATACAAAAGAGTAAAAGGACTTTTTCTGAAATTTGGCTATTCCGAACAACTTTCTACACTTTTTGGGCTTCTCACTACCCACAACGAAACGGATAAATTAAATGTTGATGGTGAAATTTATTATGCCCAAAAAGTAGATAAAGAAACAGGAAAAACAAACCGTTTTCTTCCTCAAGGTTCGCCTGCCAGTCCAGCCATTACTACATTGATTGCCTACAAAATGGATAAACGTTTGGAAGGATTAGCCAAAAAAATGGGTTTTACTTACACTCGTTATGCCGATGATTTGACTTTTTCATCTGACTTAGATTTGAAAAAGGACACCAAAGCCACAAATAAAATAATTGGTTCTTTACTTTATTTTGTCAAAAAAGTAGTAACCAGTGAAGGTTTTGAGATTCATCCAGACAAAACGCATATCATGCGAAAAGGAAATCAACAAAAAGTAACAGGAATTATTGTCAATCAAAATACAGAAAATAAATTAGGTATTGATAGACAAACATTGAGAAAATTCCGAGCTTTTTTACACCAAACTGCAAAAACAGGTTGGAAAGTTGATAAAAATGCAAAAGATAAAAAATGGGGCATTCATCCTGACCCAAAACAAGCAGCTTTAGGATTTGCGTCTTTTATCAAAATGGTGGATGCCGAAAAAGGAGAGAAGTTTATCCAAAAAATTAAATCTATTCCAACAGCAGAAGATTATCTTCAAACAGATGATACTACTTTGGTTTCTCAAAAAACAGAAGAAAAAACACTGAAACAAGTGGAAACTAAATCTAAGGAATCAGAACAAGAAATAGAAAAGCAATCAGATGAATCAGATTGGTGGGACATTTTTTAAACTAACTCAGTTTTCGTTTTACAAATCGTAATTCGTAATTTTTAATTCGTAATTGATTGAATATGAAATTAATAGAACAAAGTAAACTCTTTTTTAAGAAAGGAAATTCAGATAAAGTCTATGAAATTGACCTCTGTGAAGTAGGAGACGATTTATATGTTGTCAATTTTAGATATGGAAAAAGAGGTGCAAAACTAAAAGAAGGAACAAAAACAGCATCTTCAGTAGGTAGAACAAAAGCACAAGCCGTTTTTACAGCTTTGGAAACTGAAAAAACAAAAAAAGGCTACAAAAAGGAAAAAGGAAGCGAACCTAAAAAGGAAAAAGTATTTCCAACTTCTATTGCTTCAAAAGAAGAAGCAATTTTGCAGCGTTTGAAAGAAGCTCTTAACAAAGTAAATCATCCAAAAGAAGAGCAAAAAAGTGTTTTTCAATCAAAATGGAAAACAGGAAGAATAGCTTGGAAAGTAGGAAAATTAAGATTAAAATCGGCTATTCCTTTTTTGATTGAATTGCTTCAAAAAAATACTACTTTAGAACAAGTAGAAATTTATTCTATTTTGTACGCCTTGGTGCGTTGCAAAGATGAGAATGGTTTTTTGATTTTATCAAATTATACGGATGAAAAATATCCTGACTATGTTCAAAAAATAGCAAAAGAAGGTTTATTGAGTTCGGAAAAAGAAAAAGGAAAAGTAGCTAAAAATTTAATAGAATCTCTTCCTCCAGTTTTTCAAGAGCTTGTTGAAAGCCAAAATGGAAAAGGATTGGAAAAGGAAATTACATTGAGAATTGGCGAAAAATATAAAGATTTTCAGTTTATAGAAACACTTTATTTGCTTGTCCATGTTCAACCATTTTTGCAAAAAGTGATTTTACAGGCTTTCTCAAAAATACCTTTGCGTCCTCCATTTTTTAAATATATTCGTTCTATTTACAAACTTGCAGAAGTGCGTGATGATGCTCGTTTATTAGGTTTATTATCGTATCGTTTTGAAAAAACAATGGGAATGTATAAAAGTACATCCATTTCAGAAAATGAGGATACAAGTCATTGGCGTTATAGTTATAAAGTAAGAAGATATATTTTTGAAATTAGTGAACAAGTATCTGATATTACCAAAGAAGTCAAGAAAAAAGATTCAAAAATTGGGTTTTCAGAACAAACTAGAGAGTATTTTCAGCGCAGAGATTTAAGAAGATTGAAGGATTTTGCATTAGATACAGAAAATGATAGCTATGTAAAACTAGCAACTTCTATTCTACTTGGTTATCAACAAAAAGATTATCAAGCGCATTCTATGAGCAGTTTGGGATATGCTTCTTGGAATAGAACTACTAGAAAATATACACATAATTTTACAGTTTTTCCTGATAATGCCTCTTCTTTATTATTAAATTTAATTCTGAATGGAAATAATAAAGAATTAGAATTAGTCAGTAATAAATGGCGTAAAAAAGAAAAAATCACTATTATTTCAGATAGTTGGTATGCAGAACCAGCAGCACAGGAGGGAAATTTATCGCCTTTAGAACGAGTAAAATTATTCAATCAGAAAACTCTGGCAGAACAAAAAGAGGAAAACAAAATAGAAAACAGAAATGAGTTTTTTCCTCAAAAATGGGATGCTTTACCACAGGCGTATGTTCAGCTTTTAGCAGAAGCAAAATTGGATTCAATACATGAGTTTGCGTACAAAAACTTCAAAACGCATTCAGAATATGAGAATTTAGTCCAAAAATTTGATACAAAATTATTAAAAAAATTATTGTCTAGTTCGTCTGAAATTCCTGCATTTTTTGGTGTAGAAATATGTAAAGACAAACTACATGAAACTTTTGATAAAGAATTGACTTTGATTTTACTCAATTCAAGAGTAGAAGAAGGACGAAAATTAGCACAAGAGATTATCCAAAAAAATAGCGAAGAGTTTACAAAAGATACAAACTTTACACTCTTTGTTTCAGAGCTAATTTTTAATCAATATCCAGATATTAGAAATTGGGTAAATGAATTTTTACAAAATATTCAATTATCAAATGAAAAATGGCAAATTATTGTAGCAAAAGGAATTTCTGAAATGCTCAGTACAGACAAAAATTATTCTGCTTTACTGCTCAAAGATGCTCAAAATGTTCTCAAAACAAATGCAAAAACTGTTTTAGAAAACTTAGGTTGGAATATTGTTTTGGAGCTTTTGGAAAATAAAAACCTTCAAAATCAAGTTTTTGCAAGTGATATTTTATTGATTAAATCAAAATTAATCAAGGCAACAGATATTCCATTCTCTATCTTGAGTGAATTTTTTGAAAGTAAATCAGAAGAAATTCGTAGCAACGGAATGGAAATTTTTGCAAATTATCCTGAAAGTGCACTTTTAGAAGCTCATCAGCTTTTAGGAAATATGTTGGTTTCCCCTTATCAAAACCTAAGAGTTTCGGCTGGTAATATTGTAACAAAATTAGTTCAAAATAAAGTCAATCAAGAATCTAAAGAAGGAAAAGAGTTTGCCGAAGCTATTGTAACAGGATTAATTTTGGCTCTTCGTAAAAAAGACCCAGAGGAGATAAAACGAGAAGAAGCAGCAAAAAATAATAATGCTCAAGAAGAAACACAGAATGAATTGAGTGTTCATGCCGAAATTGCAGATTTATTGATTAATTATTTTGATGCTTATTTATCAAAAATCACACTCAAAACTACTCTTAATCTTCTTCATGGAAATTATAGAGAAGGGCAATTTGTAGGTTTTCATATTCTCAAAAATCATATTGCTTCAAGTAATAATAAAGATGGAAAAGAAGAGATTTCTATTCGTCAAATTGTTGCCCTTGCAGCTCATGAGCTTTTAGAAATTCGTAGCTGGACATTAGAATATTATCAAAATAATGTTCCTCGTATTCGTTACGAACGTGATGAAGCTTTACAAATTTTGGATGCAAAATGGGAAGATGTTCGTTTGAAAGCGATGGAGTTTTTTAGAGAAAACTTCACCGAAAAAGAGTGGGATGTTGATAGTTTGGTTTCTATTGCTGATTCTGTACGCCCAGATATAGAGGCTTTTGGAAAAGAATTAATTACTAAATTCTTTGAGGAAAAAGATGGCGAAAAATACTTGATTATGTTAAGTCAGCACCCAAGTAATTCTATGCAACTTTTTGCAACCAATTATTTAGAACGCTTTGCAACTGGAAATTTACAACATTTGAAAGAAATGGAATTTTATTTCCGTTGTGTTTTGATGCAAGTAAACAAAGGCAGAATTGCAAAAACTAGAGTATTGGAGTTTTTGGAAAAAGAGGCTTTATCTTCAAAAGAAACAGCTTTTTGGGTTGTTCCTTTGTTTAATGATTTGGTGGCTACAAGTGCCGTTCAAGACAAAGAACGATTTATACAAATTCTTCAAAAACTTAAAACTAAGTATGATAATTTGAAAGTAGCTTTAGTTTTTGAGTAATATTTTCTAGTGCAAGATTCTATCTTGCGCTTATACTTTCGCAAGCATATGCTTGCCAAAAAAGAGTGTCCAAGCATATGCTTGAACAAGAAAAACGAATAAAAAAATACAATTATGCTTTTCGAATATAAATACGGTGGCAACACCAACATCACAAATAATTCAGAGCAGACTTCAATGTCT contains:
- a CDS encoding TonB-dependent receptor, with product MNLFYPLFLKLVFCFTFCIFCISFAQSQPNLGSLSGIIKDDEGEVAIQAHIILQHIESENIKFQTITNETGFYKIENIAFGNYTLFISYLGKTKSQKIAFFESTKTVDAVIDISGLLDEVVIETKTENRQQEEKPIPIESIEIKSIENQIKDVGEAIDRVSGVRVRASGSFGDKADIAVNGLNGTAIRSYINGLPLEFIYPNLGLTNLPINSIERIDVYKGVLPIDIGTDAMGGGINLITKDKDYNEIKAFYGYGSFNTHQLGANLNFKVKEGITASFNTAYNYSDNNFKTKAFVWEENEEQTVKRFHDAYQLLFLEGKIAITNKKWADKFVLSLNYIDSYKEIQHGSFLARTAFGQANYSGNNFTLVADYNKKLSQKIDFKTAISYSFSNVVFTDTTANVYSWSGNVIAHLPASAGEYEKASLTDRDFQTATNRSSLLFKVSKNDEILVSNVAAYQTTEGRNELIENSEKDFLTHSQTLFKNILGIQYNRKFFNEKLILSAAAKLYLYDLQGVESLSLTPLQKDGKDIGWYGTAKYQVNKNLFFRASYEHALRIPLFTQFFGNGAAIVSNIALTPETSDNFNLGFSYRKTISSKFAYGIDVNGFLRNQNDLIYLTPSDVQRYDNAEEVDTKGIEVDFFLRFFQNWKIKGNTTYLSKTYASIDLQNAGAQFLIGTDFPNTPRFFSNLQLEYNKKNIMTSKDRFYGYLRYVFIDEFNFLNQGQIYDAANYIPVQHRLDIGVAYSLLNDRITIALNANNIFNNEVFDNFSIPKPMRNYNMKVTYLISDF
- a CDS encoding patatin-like phospholipase family protein, whose amino-acid sequence is MQRKKLDLALQGGGSHGAYTWGILERLLEDRRIIIDGICGTSAGAMNAVITAAGLQKGGRQGAIDHLNDFWRRIAHLQSFAMVKPEAFDKLWGKGAFNLSPISNMMEYFATMYSPYQFNPLNINPLRSILADMVDFEKLKNTRYNKLFICATNVRTSQAKVFDNENMSLDAVLASACLPFIFQAVEIDGEAYWDGGYMGNPPLYPLIDNTRTPDIMIVQINPIRIPNVPKTVDEIRDRINEIAFNSSLIHDIRQINLVQKMLNRGINIDGKFKDLYIHNIAPERLMAKLSSKTKMNADLKFLLKLKKYGKTAADHWLKENFDKIGNESTCDIEEVFLSKSKTPID
- a CDS encoding DUF6787 family protein — protein: MEKETESKKEQKPSWVEKLKTRWQVNSTWQVFVILIVFALTGFTVMYGKRWFFGIIGFDESTAWYTKTIVWVLLILPIYQVVLLFYGAIFGQFNFFWNFVKRTFGRIFFFLNKK
- a CDS encoding reverse transcriptase family protein, with the protein product MSMTRQELYDRIRTTSKEAYILEEMKRLGFWGDSEKPTLAEELINKQARLQKELSELNQKQRQYNSREAMLKEVRLERMKASKEKQKETKARNEEKVRLKAEKWAETQKTNIIYLGQEVSEGLNNTTSDKEKLEKLKLPYFENIVEFSEKINKPISELRFLAFQRSVSKVNQYHNYYVPKKSGGKRLISAPKPKLKHTQNWIKTNVLDKIEINENVHGFVKERSILTNAEPHQNKNLVISLDLKDFFPSISYKRVKGLFLKFGYSEQLSTLFGLLTTHNETDKLNVDGEIYYAQKVDKETGKTNRFLPQGSPASPAITTLIAYKMDKRLEGLAKKMGFTYTRYADDLTFSSDLDLKKDTKATNKIIGSLLYFVKKVVTSEGFEIHPDKTHIMRKGNQQKVTGIIVNQNTENKLGIDRQTLRKFRAFLHQTAKTGWKVDKNAKDKKWGIHPDPKQAALGFASFIKMVDAEKGEKFIQKIKSIPTAEDYLQTDDTTLVSQKTEEKTLKQVETKSKESEQEIEKQSDESDWWDIF